From Branchiostoma floridae strain S238N-H82 chromosome 5, Bfl_VNyyK, whole genome shotgun sequence:
AGTGTATGGCTGAGATACAGGCATCAGCCTCAGATAACAAACATTTGCACAATACGGAACTCAACACGCTTCTTCAGAAGATAAACGTTTTAAAATAGATATGGTAATTAGCTCAAAGCAAAAGATGAAGCAAGGTTGGATTGCATCGCCAGTAGGTACATGATTCGTTAAAGGTAATAATTCTTCACCTGTTGAGGATGACTGTTGAAAagaatgcaaaatgtacaaattcaTCACAGTAGAGAACCAACAGATTGTAAccggatatatatatatatatatatatatatatatatatatatgtgagcACAGACTATCCTTTTCTGATTTTGGGTTTAGAACATCACATAACCTGTGTAAATATCACATAAAAACTACAAATGTGAAAGtaattcaatatcagttttgacTGAAAGTATTTTTGTAGTAGCTGTGTACAAATTGAAATTATGGGTGTAGAACATCACATAACCTGTGTAAATATCACATAAAAACTACAAATGTGAAAGtaattcaatatcagttttgacTGAAAGTATTTTTGTAGTAGCTGTGTACAAATTGAAATTATGGGTGTAGAACATCACATAACATGTGTAAATATCACATAAAAACTACAAATGTGAAAGTAATTCAATATCAGTATTGACTGAAAGTATTTTTGTACTACAGTAGTAGCTGTGTACAAATCGTAATGGAACGGTTATTTCTCGTTTTTAGCTGAGAACGTTTAGATTGTTGTTGTGTGCTAATAAGAGTATACACCAATCATAAATATGTCTGACTAGTGTCCATATTGCATTATGGTCGTGTACCATAAGTTAGCAtgttattttgattttgaaattgtgGCCTTGTGAGCATTTCAGTAAATGTTGAGTGCATTATGTGTAGTATTTCCCCAGTCATTGCCGCACATGTATTCGGTAttgagtacaatgtatgtggttTTAAAACAAGGATTGAAAATGTCGTAAACACTTATGAcaggttgaataaaaaaatctaaagttCTAAATAGAACTATGTGGCTCCAGAAGTCTTACTGAGCGACAACTGCAGTGCAAAAATGTCAGTTAGCAGTGAAGTAGTTTATCCCTGATTCTGCTTAATATGATTAAAGCTGTTGGTCTATCCTTCTCAAGTAATAGCGACTAACACGGAGCCAAAATTGCATCTACTTGCCATTTCCATCTACACAGGTCGCATGGCATTTGGTCTATTGTCATTTTTTGCAATAGTCAATATATATTGACAGTTCACATAGATTTAAAACATAGCAATCTCTTTTGATCTGATAGAATTTGAACAGATTGgtatatattttacatttttatgacaCTCTTGATTGACAGCTATCATGAATAAATCTACTTTTATCATTTAGAAGCTGATCCACAACAAATTTAAGGTGCTTTATCACCAATGACAATAAATACACAGTTCCTGATAACAAGCAATTATCATAAGTATTATACAAAGAAGAAATACGTTTGTACGAAATAAACACCATTTTGATGCTATGGAACATCAAATCTTACCAATCATACTTCTATTTTTTAACTTGTTGCTGTCAGGTAATCAAGTTAATTTCCACCCATGATGACATAATAGACACAGCAGCTGGTTTAAAACCGGGTACTCTGGCTCGcaaaaaaaacaggatttttTTGGGAGGCAAACAGTCATCGACTCATCGTAAAGTACATACAATCGCAAGATTTTATAATTTTTGCCTTTCTGCTTCTCAAAAGATTGTTTACATTATTCGACTACCATAGCGAGTAAGTGTGACGGAAGTCGGCTATGCTGCAAAAGTCATATATAGAGCAGTACATTTAGTACGTATGAGGTTACTTGGATTTAGAAAAGGATTATTGTCGAAAAGACGAAAGAGGTAACTTTGCGAAAagtcatttgtatcccaaaaaatatcatctatcggaaaataatgCTCCCTTCTAGTGtgaaatgcccctttaacaAACACAGACAGCTGTGCTATCACTTGTCCTTCCCCCTACTGACCCACTGGAAGTGGTCACACCTGGCTGCAGGGTTAGAGGAGTGACCCTGTGGCCTGGCACACACGTAAAACTGTTTCCCAAAGTTCGGGCCTTGTTTCTTCACAGTTCTCAACACACAAGGCTCTCTATGCCCCTTgcagggtgggggagggggtggtccTTTCAGGACAGTCTTCCAGAATGCTGCCTGGTTCTGCTTGGGTTTTGTCTCAACGGTGCTTTTGTCATTCTCAGCatgtttgctttcttttctCACACTGTCATCAACATCTACAGAACTGTTGGAAGGATGGACAGACTGGCTGCTGACAACATTTTCACAAGCGACATCCCTTTCGGGATTTTCTTGTGTTACGTCTAAAGTGTTTGCCTTTCTTTTTTCATCTGCTTCAATCTTAGTCTTCTTGCCAAAGAAGCTCAGCAGGGTTCCCTGCTTCCCTTGGTCAGTCTTCTGTTTCTTCATACCTCGACCTATATGGTCTGACGCACTCCTCTTCACAGAGGTCCTGTGTTGACTTTGACCATGTTTTGTGGTGGATATGATGCTGCTCCCTTCACTCTCACTACTGTGGTTCTCCCATGACTGTGAAGTTGACTGCTGACTACATATTTCTGAGTGACCATCACTAGTACCCTGGCTGCTAGACACACTGTCTTGGCTGCTCTTCTCTTCACCATTCTCTCCTTTCTTGACCTTAGTGAAGAAGGCTGACAGTTTCTGCTGCTTCCCTACAAACTCTGGCATGTATTTGGAGCACAAGGCTGGACATTTACCAGAAGCAACAACTATACACGCTAGCTCCCCCCTCACAGGGCAATGGTCTGACCCCTCTACCTCAGGCATAATGGTACAGTCCTGAAACTGATTAAGAAGGGCCCTGTTTGCGAAGATGTAGTCGATACGTGTGCCGTAGTTGGTCTGGCGGGCACCAGTCACTGTCGACCAACACGTGAATGCACTGCGTTGAGTTGGGTGGAAAAATCGGAAGGTGTCCACAAAGTTGCCACCCTGTCCCTTCTCTGAGGCATTATCAGCTTGGATACTGCTGTCCAATGATGTGTCAAGTTGATCTGATGCAACATCTGATTGGTTGTTAGGGTTAATGGGTTGATTTGATTGGCCAATAAGTGTGTCACCACTGCTACCACTGTCTCCAGTTTGATGTGGGTCAAGAAGAAACTGGTCCAGCCATTTTCTTCCTGGGTTCTCTGAAAAATATTCCTGGAGTGGGAGAAAGATAAAACTTATACCTGGGTATAGCCACAAGCCCCTACAGCAGTTTGACTACCCATTTCTAAACAGCAATACTTGTTCACAAACTGACTGAAGTTTATCTGAAAGATTTTGTAAAACTATATTTGGAATACATCACAGTGTAATGATGAGAGGTCCCGATAAATCATAATGcatgaaagaaaatatcttgtGTTTCAAAACCTCAAACTTCCACACAGATTAAGGCTAGTAAATTTCTACTGAGGGCAGGGGGAAAATTTTTCTGACCAAATTTGTGATCATTTCAATACACAGACATGCTTCGATGGTAAAGTAAATATATCAAAGCAAGGTGGGAATCAAAGCTTGTTCACTGCCCGTGATGAAAGGTTCAGATGAAATAGTAAAATTTCACCTTTTGTCGCCAAATTTAGTACCGACCATAGGGATGGGCAACAGGCAGAGGGTTGAGTGTATTCTACACAATATATTTTACTTACAACATCATCAGGATCACAATGGTCGATGGGTTTGTGTGACGTGTTGACATCTCCAAGGACAATCACATGGCTGatgcattcaaagaaaacaagaagtgTCACACttatgtaggttagacatccaggtaagcaatattcaaatacaattcaatctctataactggataaaaatgaatatctatttccagacgttttgagtgacatccattacTCTTCATCAGCATCAATAGAtaatacttttaaaaaaatcaacataattGTTTTTCTGGcaagagaaaaaaatctataGATTCTATCAATGATGGCAAAACTTGGCCTGGATACAttctaaattcatttattttcacaggaCCTTAAGTTGAAATTAGAAGGGGAAAGGAGATTTTCGTTGTGTTTTAGTTCAGTGCTTAAACAATCAATTAGTAATGCATTGGAAACCCACTTTTTGTCAAATGAAgactcatttgtgttggtagaatccatagtagcaaagtttaagctttgttccaaccCAAGGAAAAAACACCATAGATTTTCGTCAGATGTCTGACTTTCTGTGCTGATGTCATCATACATCTGGCCTCCAGAACATCAGCGCAGCCAGACATCCAATGATGTTCGGCGAAATTAactgaaaattcatggtgactgtttttttccttgtgttggaacaaggcTCAAACTTAGCAATCATGTAATAATTCCATGTACATCCAAAGTTATTGACGGCCAAAGCTACAGTAACTCTTGTGAGCCGCTGTATTCCTAAGTTATCCCTCCAACTCTTAACTCACCTGCCAGCCTGCAGCAGTGCCTGTGCCCTGGTCTGTAGCAGTCGGTAGAACCTCAGCTTGAAGTCCTTTCTCTCCTCCTTCTCTGGGTCTGCTCGGGGGCAGTACACGTTGATTACTGCTAGGGGGCACTCTTTTCCATCTGTGTCACTGAAATCATCATAAACAGCTTTTGATATAGTGGAAAAGTTTCCAATGCAATAAGAAGACtgaccataaattttcggtcgagaaCTCTGACCTTCGTCAGATAATGTTCCGGAAGTCGTCAGATGACGTCAGGCaacagcgaatcataaatggcgatGTGATGTTGGAACAAGTTTAAAccttttcactatggaatttaccaacacagatgagctttcattccgAGTTTTTGATATGAATACACAAGTATAAAGAAGTTGTCATTTGGATTTTCACCTTTACAGTTAGGAAGAAATGGGCAGATTTTTTTACCGTATCGTATGCTGGGTGATCACAGCTCTCCCTTCCTTGTCCAATAAACGGAGCTCATCCTCTGTGAACATAGTCTGGTCCCCATAGCAACCGATGATGTCTTcttccttctgattggtcaggagtcCTGTCAGTCCCTCCTCTGCCTTGATAGGTGTGGCTCCATCTTTACAGTAGGTGGCAACACCTTATGGAGAGTGTTCAACAATAACATTGAATAATCTGTATCACAGGCATAGCTGTCTCCAGCTTCAATTTTTTTGCCCCACTCATTGCTTGGGAGCTCATCTTCTTAAGTTGCCATTTGAAGCCTaggaaaatactagtacatgttcaTCAATTTTGTATCCTTACCTGAGTATCCACTCCTGACTCTGGAGAAGGAGAAGTAAGAGCTGTACCCCTCTACAATCGCTGATGCTTCATCCAGTTGGTCTCCTGTAAAAATATGTAGACAAATTCAaagttagcatgaaagtttttATAGATTGGTATGACTATGAGTCGTTGTACCAAACAGTTTAAACTTTTGATATGTGGTTGAGTGATGTCTGTATTAGAAGAGGTATTTGAAGTCTCTTGATACAAATATGCAGCACTGAAAGGATTCTAAAACGCGAGTGGAcgttggatactccaccaaacagaatcctttgtagctaAATGgtccattgttttgagtattgcccattcactaGTTTTCACTGATAATCATGTCCAAGTTcagatctggacctggacctgaccctTTGGACCAGGAccgtacctgaacctgaattttctgtacatgcCTTCTGATGACCATTGTGAATATTGACATACGCTTTCAATCCACCACTGTAAGAATGTTGTCAAGGGTAGCCTTAGGCCAATCGAAGAAGGTTCGCAAATGCTTTGATGTGCtaatacaagtacaatgtacatctgtaGGGAAGTCAAATATAAATTTGACAAGTGAAAGTGACTTTTTGACAAGTGAAACCAAGGAGTTTTTATGCTCCTTGGTGAAACCGTGGATAACTTGAGCTCTGTCCTGGGGTTTTGGAATCAAGACCTAATAATTTTACCTATTTCTGTCAGTGATACCCGGCTGAAAGTACATGTTTGACTTTCAATTTGCGTTATTTCGTTTCCGGATGTTCACACCCCCCTCCCATCGCTCTGTTCTTGATCACAAATAAATCCAAATGAAACTTACGTGTAACTTTTGTCTCTTGTAGACACACGATATCTGCATCTAGAGAATCAAGTACTTGTTTTAGGGGCTCCTTTGTAGCCCTGACGCCATTTATATTCCACGTCAAAATTCGCATTTTTCCTCCTTCGGCTTTCCACAAATTTGTAGCAAAGTTTTCTCCCGCCAAaataggtcataggtcacagtAACGATACGCCTGCGCAGAATTTTGAAATGTGATCTGTTTACATTGCCATGTTTGATTGGCTGACGTTACCAAACTGTTCGCGGGTTCTTTAAAAATGTCCAATCACAGAAAGCGTATGTAACAAGCTTGTCGATATTCCCGCGGGACCCTTCATTCTGTGGCAAAtctctttttgttgttgacgtGCTTTTGGCATTTTTCCCACCTGAATCGCCAGAAATGTCCGTGTCAAATCCCTCTGTTTTGACTAAAGACCAGCTGAAGCGGGAGCTACGTGAGGCCGGAGTGTCTCTGCCGAGCGGGGAGCAGAGAAAGGACGTGTACGTGGAACTGTACCGGACACATCTGCTGAAAGGTGGGAGGGCGACGCCTGGCAAGGGGGAGTTTTCCAGCGACGAGGAAGATTCTCTGAGAGGCACCCCAGGACGTGGCAGTGGGAAAAATAAGGTGTGGCAACAGATTTATTATATATTACATGATAGTCTTCCGATCTGGATATTCTTTTGGCGACTTTGATACAAGACAACCGGTTTAAATGCCAATTTCTGACCATGTGCGCGCGGCTGTCATAGGATATAAAGTGTCACAGCTGGGAACAGATCTcctaaaatgaatgaaaaaggGTATTGTGGACAGACGTGATAAAAAGTGACATGTTCTTAGTGTCCGATAGTCCAAGTtttgaattatttgaacttCGGCAGTGCTGAATTGCTGTCAAGTGTGCCCATAGCACCACACTGAACTTACAAGCGACGAAGCGTTGTTTTCTTTTGCGGGGCGCAGCTTTGTGCTAACAAATGGCTCATTAACTCGAGCCTGTTTTGAGCCAGTAGGGTGTTGCTCGTCTCTTTGTTGTCTGTTTATTCAATTATTGGTGATTAGATGTCAATAGGGCTTGATTACAGCATGCTAAATGACCTGTGTCCATTGTCTAAACAGGAACACGTAAATGGTTGAGAATGTCAAAATTTGAAGTCTatgtaaaaatatgttgtgaccgagacattttgaaaattgctagtctttttcagttttttgtcTCTGTCTTTTTTTCGTTTGTCTGTGAACAGGATAGACCAAAGATGCCTTGTGTACTTTTAAAAAGATTCTTAAAAAGATTCTTTAGAAAGATCAAGCATCTATCTattatgatactcactagattgtttatactgttatattatattacattagttgttagttatttgtattagtatatagttgttcacattgccatacattgtaactgttacaattgttgcgcaataaagttattctatCCTATGTACCTCGCTCTTTGTATTAAAGTAATGAGTTTGATGAGTATTG
This genomic window contains:
- the LOC118416820 gene encoding DNA-(apurinic or apyrimidinic site) endonuclease 2-like, with the translated sequence MRILTWNINGVRATKEPLKQVLDSLDADIVCLQETKVTRDQLDEASAIVEGYSSYFSFSRVRSGYSGVATYCKDGATPIKAEEGLTGLLTNQKEEDIIGCYGDQTMFTEDELRLLDKEGRAVITQHTIRDTDGKECPLAVINVYCPRADPEKEERKDFKLRFYRLLQTRAQALLQAGSHVIVLGDVNTSHKPIDHCDPDDVEYFSENPGRKWLDQFLLDPHQTGDSGSSGDTLIGQSNQPINPNNQSDVASDQLDTSLDSSIQADNASEKGQGGNFVDTFRFFHPTQRSAFTCWSTVTGARQTNYGTRIDYIFANRALLNQFQDCTIMPEVEGSDHCPVRGELACIVVASGKCPALCSKYMPEFVGKQQKLSAFFTKVKKGENGEEKSSQDSVSSSQGTSDGHSEICSQQSTSQSWENHSSESEGSSIISTTKHGQSQHRTSVKRSASDHIGRGMKKQKTDQGKQGTLLSFFGKKTKIEADEKRKANTLDVTQENPERDVACENVVSSQSVHPSNSSVDVDDSVRKESKHAENDKSTVETKPKQNQAAFWKTVLKGPPPPPPCKGHREPCVLRTVKKQGPNFGKQFYVCARPQGHSSNPAARCDHFQWVSRGKDK